One part of the Candidatus Saccharimonadales bacterium genome encodes these proteins:
- the rpmB gene encoding 50S ribosomal protein L28 has translation MASYCALTGKGKQFGNNVSFSMRHTKRVWKPNLQKKTFVVDGKKVTMAISTQAIRTLKKKGIL, from the coding sequence ATGGCATCTTATTGCGCACTAACTGGTAAAGGCAAACAATTTGGTAACAATGTTAGCTTTTCTATGCGTCACACAAAACGCGTATGGAAGCCTAACCTGCAGAAAAAAACCTTTGTTGTTGACGGTAAAAAAGTGACTATGGCAATTAGCACTCAGGCTATCCGCACACTTAAGAAAAAAGGTATTCTTTAA
- the rplT gene encoding 50S ribosomal protein L20 has product MRVKRGVTARAKHKKILDLTKGMQAARRRSYRLAKQTVIRALQYAYRDRRNLKRDLRGLWITRINAAARENDTTYGKLVDGLKKANVELDRKVLADIAVSAPHAFSEVVKAAK; this is encoded by the coding sequence ATGAGAGTAAAACGAGGCGTTACAGCCAGAGCTAAACACAAGAAGATTTTAGACCTAACTAAAGGCATGCAAGCTGCACGCCGACGCTCTTACCGGCTTGCCAAACAAACCGTGATTCGGGCTTTGCAGTACGCTTACCGCGACCGCCGCAACCTTAAGCGCGATTTACGTGGCCTTTGGATAACTCGCATCAACGCCGCCGCTCGCGAAAACGACACAACTTACGGCAAACTTGTTGACGGCCTTAAAAAAGCTAATGTAGAACTTGACCGAAAAGTTCTTGCAGACATCGCCGTCTCTGCTCCGCACGCGTTTAGTGAAGTCGTAAAAGCTGCTAAATAG
- a CDS encoding reverse transcriptase-like protein produces the protein MKQTLHVRAVIKQDSKVLLLRRASGNPAYIGLFELPGGKVDFGEDPKAALQREVIEETGLEIESLQLYDVHSMLDSYDSHHQYVVLSFLATLKTGKIVLSSEHDKFDWIKLGEIHLSNVTETTSRALALDERGEVPEVSPEVNVEQTTTKTDHLIIYADGGSRGNPGPSASGFVILDSSEKLIFEGGKYLGITTNNQAEYNAVRFALDKARELGGREIEVRLDSLLVVNQLNGVYQIKNRDLWPIHTYIKNISKEFKHISFSHVRREFNKEADAMVNKILDEQA, from the coding sequence ATGAAACAAACACTTCACGTACGAGCCGTAATTAAACAAGACAGTAAAGTCTTGCTGCTCAGGCGCGCTTCTGGCAACCCTGCCTATATTGGTCTATTTGAATTACCTGGAGGTAAGGTTGATTTTGGTGAAGATCCAAAGGCTGCATTACAAAGAGAAGTAATAGAAGAAACAGGTTTAGAGATCGAGTCCTTGCAGCTATACGATGTTCATTCGATGCTCGATAGCTATGACTCACATCACCAGTATGTAGTGTTGAGCTTTTTGGCAACATTAAAAACAGGAAAAATTGTGCTCAGCAGCGAGCATGATAAATTTGACTGGATCAAATTGGGCGAAATCCATCTTAGTAACGTTACAGAAACAACTAGCAGAGCCCTTGCCTTGGATGAGCGCGGCGAGGTTCCAGAAGTATCCCCCGAAGTAAATGTAGAGCAGACAACAACAAAAACGGACCATTTGATCATATACGCAGACGGCGGGTCACGTGGAAATCCAGGACCTTCGGCGTCAGGGTTCGTTATTCTAGATAGTTCGGAGAAACTTATTTTTGAAGGTGGAAAATACTTAGGGATAACCACTAACAATCAGGCGGAATATAATGCCGTAAGATTTGCGCTCGACAAGGCTCGTGAACTTGGTGGTAGAGAGATTGAAGTGAGGCTCGATAGTTTGTTGGTAGTAAATCAGCTAAACGGCGTTTATCAGATTAAAAATCGTGATCTCTGGCCAATTCATACATACATCAAAAACATTTCTAAGGAATTTAAGCATATATCTTTTTCGCACGTTAGACGCGAGTTTAATAAAGAAGCAGATGCTATGGTTAATAAGATCCTAGACGAGCAGGCGTAA
- a CDS encoding MBL fold metallo-hydrolase, which translates to MDIEYKGANCITIDRKKDVFVIDPKLSSVGLKDFKGKSVAFIATKHAFMSEPTDEEVVLIDGPGEYEVKNCTIKGIAARPHSSLKDDDKSATMYKLNIDDTTIAIIGHVDPNLSDEQLEALGVVDILVVPVGGYGYTLDAKSAANLVKKIEPKTVIPTHYADASIKYEVEQAGLDEFVKELGGANVEEYAKLKVKSGLLPASLTIYKLALSK; encoded by the coding sequence ATGGATATTGAATACAAAGGCGCTAACTGCATTACAATCGACCGAAAAAAAGATGTGTTTGTGATTGATCCAAAATTATCAAGTGTTGGACTAAAAGATTTCAAGGGCAAATCTGTAGCTTTTATTGCAACAAAACATGCCTTTATGTCTGAACCTACAGATGAAGAAGTCGTATTGATTGATGGTCCAGGTGAGTACGAAGTCAAAAACTGCACCATAAAAGGTATTGCAGCACGTCCACATAGCTCTTTGAAAGATGACGACAAATCGGCAACTATGTATAAGTTGAATATTGATGATACAACTATAGCCATCATAGGTCATGTTGACCCAAATTTGAGCGATGAGCAGCTTGAAGCGCTAGGGGTAGTTGATATTTTAGTTGTGCCAGTTGGTGGCTACGGATACACTCTTGATGCAAAATCGGCAGCGAACCTCGTTAAAAAGATTGAACCTAAAACTGTGATCCCGACGCATTACGCCGACGCGAGTATTAAATACGAAGTAGAACAGGCCGGTCTGGATGAGTTTGTTAAAGAGCTTGGTGGGGCTAATGTAGAAGAGTACGCCAAACTTAAGGTTAAAAGCGGTCTATTGCCTGCGAGTCTAACTATTTATAAGCTGGCTCTTAGTAAATAA
- a CDS encoding methylated-DNA--[protein]-cysteine S-methyltransferase codes for MVEISFSKKIYELVAKIPAGRLMTYGQVAALCGNPRAARQVGQVAHFGPVDLPWHRVVNREGKLASGWPGGIHIHRQLLEQENVVINDEYKANIKELLWWPE; via the coding sequence ATGGTTGAAATTAGTTTTAGTAAAAAAATCTACGAACTTGTCGCTAAAATACCCGCAGGAAGATTGATGACATATGGTCAGGTTGCGGCGCTTTGCGGAAATCCAAGAGCCGCCAGGCAGGTTGGACAGGTAGCGCATTTCGGTCCTGTAGATCTACCCTGGCACAGAGTTGTTAATCGCGAAGGCAAGTTGGCTAGTGGTTGGCCCGGTGGAATACACATTCATAGACAGCTGCTCGAGCAGGAGAACGTTGTAATAAATGATGAGTACAAGGCTAATATAAAGGAGCTATTATGGTGGCCGGAGTAG
- the miaA gene encoding tRNA (adenosine(37)-N6)-dimethylallyltransferase MiaA, with the protein MAGVAPLLVIVGPTSSGKTSFAIKMAQKYKGEIISADSRTIYRGMDIGTAKPTEQDIKKNPHHLINIVDPDQRFTVADFKKMATKTIDEVWNRGKIPIMVGGSGLFIDSVIYNYSFGRSPGQHDRESLNELSIEELQAKCKELGISLPENSTNKRYLVRAIEVGGLSKKDNVVRDNTLIVGIYNERTELKNRIERRLEQMLQSGVIEETKKLSKKYGWNCEPMKSNIYRSLRGYLNDEIDLDQAKQEIIKSDIRLAKKQMTWFKRNKSIVWGVPDELEPIIDNFVKKIN; encoded by the coding sequence GTGGCCGGAGTAGCTCCTTTGCTGGTAATAGTAGGCCCTACATCTAGCGGAAAAACCAGCTTTGCTATTAAAATGGCTCAAAAATACAAGGGAGAGATTATTTCTGCTGACTCTCGGACAATATATAGAGGTATGGATATTGGCACGGCTAAGCCTACGGAACAAGACATTAAAAAAAATCCTCATCATTTGATAAATATTGTTGATCCGGATCAGCGATTTACCGTAGCTGACTTTAAAAAAATGGCAACTAAAACTATTGATGAAGTTTGGAACAGGGGTAAAATACCGATTATGGTTGGCGGCAGCGGCTTGTTCATAGACTCGGTTATTTATAACTATTCTTTTGGCAGATCGCCAGGCCAGCATGACCGAGAGTCGCTTAATGAACTTTCGATAGAAGAGTTGCAAGCTAAGTGCAAAGAACTTGGAATAAGTTTGCCTGAAAATTCTACAAACAAACGTTATTTGGTTCGCGCTATAGAGGTAGGTGGTTTGAGTAAAAAAGATAACGTTGTAAGAGATAACACTCTTATTGTTGGAATTTACAACGAACGAACCGAGCTGAAAAATAGAATCGAAAGACGCTTGGAACAAATGCTCCAAAGTGGTGTAATCGAGGAAACCAAGAAACTGTCAAAAAAGTATGGCTGGAATTGTGAACCGATGAAGAGTAATATTTACCGTTCACTCAGAGGTTACCTAAACGATGAAATTGATCTAGATCAAGCCAAGCAAGAAATTATAAAAAGTGATATTCGTTTAGCTAAAAAACAGATGACATGGTTTAAAAGGAATAAGTCCATTGTCTGGGGTGTACCTGATGAGCTGGAGCCCATTATAGATAACTTTGTTAAAAAGATTAATTAG
- the rpmI gene encoding 50S ribosomal protein L35, with translation MPKLKTHRGTAKRVKITGSGKILRRHASKSHMLQKKSEGRKRRLSTSASVTGAIGRNLKRALGE, from the coding sequence ATGCCAAAACTCAAAACCCATCGCGGAACAGCTAAGCGCGTTAAAATTACCGGAAGCGGTAAGATTTTGCGTCGCCACGCTAGTAAGTCACACATGCTACAAAAAAAGAGCGAAGGTCGCAAGCGTAGGCTTTCAACTTCAGCTTCAGTAACAGGCGCAATTGGTCGAAACCTTAAGCGCGCACTAGGAGAATAA
- a CDS encoding type IV secretory system conjugative DNA transfer family protein, with protein MLNQVVISSLGVVVLAIFIYIAFWQYKKVLREAKNYERGLKMVPLLIHLPPSSDDTEVGSRDVRDVTEETISQAQILYNIIASTATKGFKSKLYGQRHLAFEVVATKGLIHYFVVVPVSMLDVVKQAVVAAYPTARLEEREEHNIFSKVGRISGTFGGEMLLKKDFAYPIATFQESKRDATQALLNSISGLDKADGAAVQILIRPAPEKWAKNSLGFAEKIRKQKGVGSSSSMKDIAGALWKPPEAKEVKPEDKQLSSLEQATVDAIEDKTRHPGYEVIIRVIASSNTSARSQVILKNMVAAFSLFDSPSKNGFKFAEARTMEDFTTAFILRLFPQTISKNILNSVELATIFHLPDQRNTPTSQLQRQASKMVDGPSFVSETGLLLGYNVFRGAKKQIRLADIDRRRHVYIIGQTGTGKSGLLENLALQDMLDGKGFAFIDPHGDSADRILGMVPKERVEDVIYFSPGDVDHPIGLNLFEFETKEQKDFLIQEAIAMLYRLYDPGHTGIIGPRYEHWFRNGALTVMSDPNGSSFIDIPQVFNDNDFAKAKIKYLTDKTVLDFWNKEMAQTSDYHKSEVLGWFVSKFGAFLSNEMMRNVIGQTKSGFNLREIMDNKKILLVNLSKGKTGELNSQLLGMIFVMKFQAAAMGRANIPEEQREDFSLYVDEFQNFATESFETILSEARKYRLNLILANQFMTQLTDKIREAIIGNVGTVISGRIGTTDAEILSKKFTPTFDAEDLTKLPNFESIASVMINNVPSSAFSMSFIPPLGKPNPQLASALKRLSAAKYGKPRQEVERDIFKRLGAGDEEREAKKLESTKAANKTGSSPKSGAPSFLDEWLAKRKKQYDSQPPSKAVGASKTSPSADSGMLGASQKISTSKPLSASQEAIVNPVTPSSQPNELKINRASTNGTGLTELQKKGIGQNISFGAKPALSASHDLSKHDTAKVDDAINATLKDDVMKNQEVVQLPKKDHLEDQEQGLDEIFIDVRGKIHHKNESPTA; from the coding sequence ATGCTTAATCAGGTAGTTATATCTTCTCTGGGTGTAGTTGTTTTGGCGATATTTATATATATCGCATTTTGGCAGTATAAAAAGGTTCTGCGAGAAGCTAAAAACTACGAGAGGGGACTAAAGATGGTGCCTCTGCTCATTCATCTGCCGCCATCTAGCGACGATACCGAGGTTGGAAGCAGGGACGTGCGTGACGTCACCGAAGAAACGATTTCTCAGGCACAAATCCTTTACAATATCATCGCCAGTACGGCCACTAAAGGTTTTAAAAGTAAGCTTTATGGTCAGCGACATCTCGCATTTGAAGTGGTAGCCACTAAAGGACTGATTCATTATTTTGTAGTTGTCCCAGTTTCTATGTTGGATGTTGTTAAGCAAGCTGTGGTTGCGGCTTATCCGACTGCCCGCCTAGAAGAGAGAGAAGAACACAACATATTTAGTAAAGTCGGGCGAATTAGCGGAACTTTCGGCGGTGAAATGTTGTTAAAAAAAGACTTTGCTTACCCAATTGCAACTTTTCAGGAGTCGAAGCGCGATGCAACTCAGGCCCTGCTTAATTCCATATCGGGTCTTGATAAAGCCGATGGAGCCGCTGTCCAGATTTTGATAAGGCCTGCTCCAGAGAAGTGGGCTAAAAATTCTTTAGGTTTCGCCGAAAAGATTCGAAAACAAAAAGGTGTGGGTTCGTCGTCTTCAATGAAAGATATCGCCGGTGCTTTATGGAAGCCACCCGAGGCCAAGGAAGTAAAACCCGAAGATAAACAGCTTAGCTCATTGGAACAGGCTACTGTAGACGCGATCGAAGATAAGACCCGACACCCAGGCTACGAGGTTATAATTAGAGTGATTGCTTCTTCCAATACGTCTGCGCGTTCTCAGGTAATTCTTAAGAATATGGTCGCTGCTTTCTCGTTATTTGATTCGCCAAGCAAAAATGGCTTTAAGTTTGCAGAGGCAAGAACTATGGAGGATTTTACTACTGCGTTTATTTTGCGACTGTTCCCGCAAACGATCTCCAAGAACATCTTAAACAGTGTAGAACTTGCAACAATTTTTCATCTGCCGGACCAAAGAAATACACCGACGTCACAATTACAACGACAAGCTTCTAAGATGGTGGATGGACCTTCGTTCGTATCTGAGACAGGTCTTTTGCTCGGCTATAACGTTTTCAGAGGAGCCAAGAAACAGATTCGGCTTGCAGATATCGACAGGCGACGACATGTGTACATTATTGGTCAAACAGGAACTGGTAAATCTGGTCTTCTTGAGAACTTGGCGCTGCAAGACATGCTTGACGGAAAAGGGTTTGCTTTTATTGATCCGCATGGCGATTCTGCTGACAGGATCTTAGGTATGGTGCCAAAAGAAAGGGTCGAAGATGTCATCTATTTTTCTCCTGGCGATGTCGATCATCCAATTGGTCTTAACCTGTTTGAGTTTGAAACAAAAGAGCAGAAGGACTTTTTGATCCAAGAGGCAATAGCTATGCTTTATAGGCTTTATGATCCAGGACACACTGGTATCATCGGCCCACGCTATGAGCATTGGTTCAGAAACGGTGCATTAACTGTCATGTCAGATCCTAATGGCTCTTCTTTCATTGATATTCCTCAGGTGTTCAATGATAATGATTTTGCTAAGGCCAAAATTAAATACCTAACCGATAAGACTGTTTTGGATTTTTGGAATAAAGAAATGGCCCAGACGAGCGATTACCATAAGAGTGAAGTCTTGGGCTGGTTCGTGAGCAAATTTGGTGCTTTTTTATCCAATGAGATGATGCGAAACGTTATTGGTCAAACTAAGAGTGGCTTTAATTTGCGCGAGATAATGGATAATAAAAAGATCCTTTTGGTTAACTTGAGTAAGGGTAAAACTGGTGAACTGAATTCACAGTTATTGGGTATGATCTTTGTAATGAAGTTTCAGGCAGCTGCTATGGGTCGAGCAAATATCCCCGAAGAACAGCGCGAAGATTTTAGCTTATACGTTGATGAGTTCCAGAACTTCGCGACCGAGTCCTTTGAAACAATTCTTTCTGAAGCGAGAAAATATCGTCTCAATCTTATTTTAGCGAACCAATTTATGACTCAGCTTACTGATAAAATCCGTGAAGCGATCATAGGCAACGTTGGTACGGTTATATCGGGAAGGATCGGAACTACAGATGCCGAAATCCTCTCTAAGAAGTTTACGCCTACATTTGACGCAGAAGATCTCACGAAGCTCCCTAACTTCGAGAGTATTGCATCAGTCATGATAAATAACGTTCCGTCGTCGGCGTTTAGTATGTCGTTTATTCCGCCACTTGGTAAGCCAAACCCTCAGCTTGCCAGTGCTCTTAAACGGTTATCGGCTGCAAAATATGGCAAACCGCGTCAGGAGGTCGAAAGAGATATTTTTAAACGATTAGGCGCAGGCGACGAAGAGCGTGAGGCTAAAAAGTTAGAGTCAACCAAAGCCGCAAATAAAACAGGATCTTCTCCTAAGTCCGGCGCACCATCTTTCTTGGATGAATGGTTGGCTAAGCGCAAAAAACAGTACGATAGCCAACCTCCATCTAAGGCTGTAGGAGCCTCTAAAACGTCGCCTAGTGCAGATAGTGGTATGTTAGGCGCATCTCAAAAAATAAGCACCAGCAAACCATTAAGCGCATCTCAAGAAGCTATTGTTAATCCTGTGACGCCTTCAAGCCAACCTAACGAGCTCAAGATTAACCGTGCTTCCACTAATGGCACTGGACTGACGGAACTACAGAAAAAAGGTATAGGTCAAAATATAAGTTTTGGCGCAAAGCCCGCTTTGTCTGCCAGTCATGATCTAAGCAAGCACGATACTGCCAAAGTCGACGATGCTATTAACGCAACCCTAAAGGACGACGTAATGAAAAACCAAGAAGTTGTTCAGTTGCCTAAAAAAGATCACCTCGAGGACCAAGAGCAAGGCCTAGACGAGATATTTATAGATGTTCGTGGTAAGATTCACCACAAAAATGAAAGCCCTACCGCTTAA
- a CDS encoding site-2 protease family protein — protein MSPEVIITLVFVLVSILISITLHEAMHAYMGYWLGDDTAKHMGRLTFNPFAHIDLFTTILLPLLLVAIGAPPFGMAKPVPFNPDRLKFEEFGSAIVALAGPFTNLILAVVAGLILQFIAMPVMLTGFVYYFCLVNLTFFLFNMIPFPPLDGSRLLYALAPDFVRRGMEIIESAGMLAIFGFFAIFYLFLEAPFTQLLNVIFTFITGVPQV, from the coding sequence ATGTCTCCAGAAGTTATAATCACACTAGTTTTTGTTCTTGTCTCAATCTTGATTTCGATAACTCTACATGAGGCTATGCACGCCTACATGGGGTATTGGTTAGGTGACGACACCGCTAAGCATATGGGCAGGCTAACTTTTAACCCGTTTGCGCATATAGACCTGTTTACTACAATTTTACTCCCATTGCTTCTGGTTGCTATTGGTGCGCCACCATTTGGAATGGCCAAACCAGTACCATTTAATCCAGATCGGCTCAAGTTTGAAGAGTTTGGGTCTGCGATCGTAGCCCTAGCTGGGCCGTTTACGAACCTAATTTTAGCCGTGGTTGCAGGTCTAATTTTACAATTTATCGCAATGCCTGTAATGCTAACAGGGTTTGTTTACTATTTTTGTTTAGTTAACCTAACGTTCTTCTTATTTAACATGATTCCTTTTCCACCTCTAGATGGCTCAAGACTGCTTTACGCATTAGCCCCCGATTTTGTCAGGAGGGGTATGGAAATTATTGAATCGGCTGGAATGCTTGCGATATTTGGGTTTTTCGCAATATTTTATTTGTTCCTAGAGGCTCCGTTTACGCAACTTTTGAACGTGATTTTTACGTTTATAACAGGTGTGCCGCAAGTATAG
- a CDS encoding YifB family Mg chelatase-like AAA ATPase, which yields MTSRVYTATFLGIDGKLIEVECDTSNGLPNLIIVGLGNKAIDEAKERVRSAIRNTKLDFPKKRITINLAPANLPKDGSHLDLPIAIALLTVSGQLPLESIKDTLIVGELALDGSVRSVRGIINFVETAKINGFKRVIVPTDNADQATLVDGIEVLAVGSLKETFEHFAKMKTLSSTPRKTFTSTAGSSTLLSIRGQEQAKRALLIAASGGHNLLLSGPPGSGKTMLAKALKEILPPPTTDQVIEMTKIHSLSSANYDQVITERPFRSPHHSASHTSLVGGGRNPKPGEISLAHHGVLCMDELPEYSRQALESLRQPLEDREISISRVSDHVVYPADFIFIATQNPCPCGYLGDKKRNCSCTLAQIQLYKKKVSGPLLDRIDMIIDVGRVDLDKILDQTDSPNQTINEVRQCVINARHIQENRYKKQGSTNSHLRSDGVNKFAKLDQSSIVLLNQAANNLSLSARSYFKVIKVARTIADLESSEAILPHHISEALQFRLRSNSS from the coding sequence ATGACTTCAAGGGTATACACTGCAACGTTTTTGGGGATAGACGGAAAATTGATAGAGGTTGAATGCGACACTTCTAACGGCCTGCCGAATCTTATAATAGTTGGACTTGGAAACAAAGCTATAGACGAAGCAAAAGAAAGAGTCAGAAGTGCAATCAGAAACACGAAATTAGATTTTCCTAAGAAGCGAATCACTATAAATCTAGCTCCTGCTAACCTACCTAAGGATGGGTCTCATCTGGATTTGCCAATTGCAATCGCACTTTTGACTGTAAGTGGACAACTACCGCTGGAGTCCATAAAAGACACTTTGATCGTGGGAGAGCTCGCACTGGACGGCTCCGTTAGATCTGTACGCGGAATTATAAACTTCGTCGAAACCGCGAAAATCAATGGATTTAAGAGAGTTATAGTCCCTACTGATAACGCAGATCAGGCGACCTTGGTGGATGGAATTGAAGTCCTAGCGGTGGGATCGCTTAAGGAAACTTTTGAACACTTTGCCAAGATGAAGACGTTAAGCTCCACGCCAAGGAAGACTTTCACCTCTACAGCCGGGAGCTCTACGCTTTTGAGTATTCGCGGTCAAGAACAAGCTAAACGCGCACTATTAATTGCGGCTTCGGGTGGACACAACTTATTACTCTCCGGACCACCTGGGTCCGGCAAAACAATGCTAGCAAAGGCATTGAAAGAGATTCTTCCTCCACCTACAACAGATCAGGTAATCGAGATGACAAAAATTCATAGTCTATCTAGCGCCAATTACGATCAGGTTATTACTGAAAGACCTTTTAGGTCACCACACCATAGCGCCAGCCACACCTCATTAGTTGGCGGGGGCAGAAACCCAAAACCGGGCGAAATTAGCTTGGCGCATCATGGAGTGCTCTGTATGGATGAGCTACCAGAATATTCACGACAGGCCTTAGAGTCGCTCAGACAACCTTTAGAAGATCGAGAAATTAGCATTTCAAGAGTGAGCGACCATGTAGTTTATCCTGCTGATTTTATCTTTATAGCAACTCAAAACCCCTGCCCTTGCGGATATCTTGGAGACAAAAAGCGCAATTGCAGTTGCACGTTGGCGCAAATTCAACTTTACAAAAAGAAAGTTTCGGGGCCACTGCTTGACCGAATAGATATGATAATCGATGTCGGCCGAGTTGATCTAGATAAAATATTAGATCAAACTGACTCACCCAATCAAACAATTAATGAAGTTAGGCAATGCGTAATTAACGCCCGTCACATTCAAGAGAATCGTTATAAAAAGCAAGGCTCAACCAACTCACACCTACGTAGCGATGGCGTAAATAAGTTTGCAAAACTAGATCAGAGCTCGATAGTTTTGCTTAACCAAGCCGCTAACAACTTGAGTTTATCTGCGAGGAGTTATTTTAAAGTAATTAAGGTCGCAAGGACCATCGCAGATCTGGAAAGTTCGGAGGCAATTCTCCCTCACCACATTTCCGAAGCATTACAATTTAGATTAAGAAGTAATTCATCTTGA
- the infC gene encoding translation initiation factor IF-3 — MNREKAAIKGANSISKSVRINGAIRASELRVVGPDGNQIGVLSRSEALSEAEKAGLDLVEVSPMASPPVARIVDWGKYLYQKTKEQQKSRKNSKAVEVKQMRMGLKIGANDLEIKLRKIREFLEAGHKVKIMVFFRGREMAHQELGYDLLRKIADQLSEVAVVDQKPIMAGKNLGIVVRSTNAKTQNPSRNS; from the coding sequence TTGAATAGAGAGAAAGCAGCCATTAAAGGAGCAAATTCCATCAGTAAATCGGTTCGAATAAACGGGGCAATTAGAGCCTCTGAACTTCGTGTTGTCGGACCCGATGGAAACCAGATTGGCGTACTGTCTAGATCAGAAGCACTTTCAGAAGCAGAAAAAGCCGGTTTGGACCTTGTTGAAGTCTCACCTATGGCAAGTCCACCAGTTGCTCGAATTGTTGATTGGGGTAAATACCTCTATCAAAAAACTAAAGAGCAACAAAAAAGTCGCAAGAACTCTAAGGCCGTTGAGGTCAAACAGATGCGAATGGGACTTAAAATTGGCGCCAACGACCTAGAAATCAAGCTTCGCAAGATTCGTGAATTTCTGGAAGCAGGTCATAAAGTTAAAATTATGGTCTTCTTTAGAGGTCGTGAGATGGCTCACCAAGAACTAGGCTACGATCTGTTAAGAAAGATTGCCGACCAACTTTCAGAAGTTGCCGTCGTAGATCAAAAGCCAATAATGGCAGGCAAGAATTTAGGAATTGTTGTAAGGAGTACCAATGCCAAAACTCAAAACCCATCGCGGAACAGCTAA
- a CDS encoding transcriptional regulator, whose amino-acid sequence MIDALFGSKTRVKLLHLFLNNPNRAFYVREITRKIDEQINSVRRELANMLSIGIIKSDSSNNRLYYEVNQSYVHYEPLRAIFSDGAFNAQATEGAKSDWSSRLKALGDIRLALLSGSLVRGSEGGVDVLLVGDINKTQLKKFIKELEVEEKRSLNYTTMTYEDFYYRLSIKDRFIMDIINNKFTLLQDTEQILSGAKEE is encoded by the coding sequence ATGATTGACGCATTATTTGGTTCTAAAACTCGGGTAAAACTTTTACATCTGTTTTTGAATAATCCTAACCGAGCTTTTTATGTGCGCGAGATAACCCGTAAGATTGACGAACAAATCAACTCCGTGCGTCGCGAACTTGCTAATATGTTGAGTATCGGCATCATAAAAAGTGATAGCTCCAATAACCGCCTTTATTATGAGGTGAATCAAAGCTATGTTCATTATGAGCCGCTGCGAGCTATATTTTCGGATGGCGCTTTTAACGCTCAGGCAACCGAGGGCGCCAAAAGCGACTGGTCGAGTAGGCTTAAGGCTCTTGGGGATATTAGATTAGCGTTGTTAAGCGGTAGTCTAGTTAGAGGTAGTGAGGGCGGCGTAGATGTCCTACTTGTTGGTGACATAAATAAAACTCAGCTCAAAAAATTCATCAAGGAACTGGAAGTCGAAGAAAAGCGTTCGCTTAACTACACGACCATGACCTATGAGGATTTTTATTACAGATTAAGTATTAAAGATCGGTTCATTATGGATATAATTAATAATAAATTTACGCTACTACAGGATACCGAACAGATTCTTTCAGGGGCTAAAGAGGAGTAA